The Argopecten irradians isolate NY chromosome 6, Ai_NY, whole genome shotgun sequence genome has a window encoding:
- the LOC138325670 gene encoding uncharacterized protein: MACTRYSIIRQNSLTKYPALKVLPNGKCFHVTFLHDQSPRCRRWVHTAIIELDKEGFKCFDLARDGVPKLSIQKQKVNAFKRSKTVIVLLTEKCLKNRTFQRDLDMLTADNIFNNGGNLYERILPLWLDIVPLPDSLSYVQPLDASSSRDIWWDRLVRAIDFERTETSSEDKDGRLPPFCEEMEKMADQLKNLGSRQISNLLHRPVFLELYHFLAQCADERVILSVMESKGVYIVDRGVYPVRIRCSLEQCDQDMNIEQLTFMYKRDASYGAWMHLDTSRGKWKRIEINMCMLWKLPTACYTETIFVKIPEVRGMVFVVHADFKGQNLPDEQTCGQCRFSRGETQLDVYKHNSCLTLILEKNLAKHQYAYYFIPFCGPEQEALADAKHVLNL, encoded by the coding sequence ATGGCGTGCACCAGATATTCGATAATCCGACAGAATTCTCTCACGAAATATCCAGCCCTGAAAGTACTTCCAAACGGTAAATGTTTCCATGTCACTTTTCTCCACGATCAGTCACCACGCTGCAGGCGCTGGGTCCACACCGCGATAATTGAATTAGACAAGGAAGGATTCAAGTGCTTCGACCTTGCACGTGATGGTGTTCCAAAACTTtcaattcaaaaacaaaaagttAATGCTTTCAAAAGATCAAAAACTGTTATAGTTCTTCTCActgaaaaatgtttgaaaaacaGAACTTTTCAACGGGACCTGGACATGTTGACGGCCGACAATATTTTTAACAATGGCGGAAACTTGTACGAGAGAATCTTACCGCTTTGGCTTGACATTGTTCCACTTCCAGACTCCTTATCATACGTACAGCCGTTGGATGCTAGCTCGTCACGTGATATTTGGTGGGACAGACTTGTTCGCGCCATTGATTTTGAAAGGACTGAAACCTCCAGTGAAGACAAAGATGGCCGACTTCCTCCGTTTTGCGAAGAAATGGAAAAAATGGCAGACCAATTGAAAAACCTTGGTAGCAGACAGATTTCTAATCTGTTGCACAGACCGGTGTTTCTCGAACTATACCATTTCTTGGCGCAATGTGCCGATGAACGTGTAATTTTGTCTGTGATGGAATCAAAAGGGGTTTACATTGTAGACCGTGGCGTGTATCCAGTGAGGATTCGGTGCTCTTTGGAGCAATGTGATCAAGATATGAACATCGAACAACTTACATTTATGTATAAGCGTGACGCCTCGTATGGTGCCTGGATGCACTTGGATACAAGTAGAGGCAAGTGGAAAAGGATTGAAATCAACATGTGCATGTTGTGGAAACTCCCCACAGCCTGCTACACAGAAACTATTTTCGTTAAAATACCCGAGGTACGAGGCATGGTGTTTGTAGTACATGCGGATTTCAAAGGACAGAATCTTCCTGACGAACAAACGTGCGGACAATGTCGATTTTCCCGTGGTGAGACGCAGTTGGatgtatacaaacataattCATGTCTCACTCTTATTCTGGAAAAGAATTTGGCGAAGCACCAGTATGCATACTACTTTATTCCATTTTGTGGACCAGAACAAGAAGCGTTAGCTGACGCTAAACATGTACTGAAtctctga